One window from the genome of Streptococcus parasanguinis encodes:
- a CDS encoding N-acetyldiaminopimelate deacetylase, translating to MTLDLIKIRRDLHQIPEIGLEEFETQAYLLERIAKITAGKDFVEQRTWRTGILVYLHGSAPEKTIGWRTDIDGLPIVEQTGLDFASKHEGRMHACGHDMHMTTALGLLDQLVQVQPKNNLLFLFQPAEENEAGGMLMYKDNAFGDWLPDEFYGLHVRPDLKVGDIATNTGTLFAGTCEVKITFTGKGGHAAFPHEANDALVAASYFITQVQSVVSRNVDPIEGAVVTFGSMHAGTTNNVIAETAFLHGTIRTLTMEMNLLTQKRVKAIAEGVAAAFDVKLDLELKQGGYLPVENQPELAKELMDFFTAEEDVNLIDILPAMTGEDFGFLLSKVPGVMFWLGIDTPYALHHPKMIPNEAALPFAVENIGKFLKMKANQ from the coding sequence ATGACATTGGATTTAATCAAAATCAGACGGGATTTGCACCAAATCCCTGAAATTGGCTTGGAAGAGTTTGAAACCCAAGCCTACCTCTTAGAGAGAATCGCAAAGATCACAGCGGGCAAGGACTTTGTAGAGCAACGGACTTGGCGGACCGGGATCCTGGTTTATCTCCATGGGTCTGCTCCTGAAAAAACCATTGGTTGGCGGACAGATATCGATGGCTTACCGATCGTGGAACAAACGGGCCTTGATTTTGCCTCCAAGCACGAAGGACGGATGCATGCTTGTGGTCACGATATGCACATGACGACAGCCCTTGGACTTTTGGATCAACTGGTCCAAGTACAACCCAAAAATAACCTGCTCTTTCTCTTCCAACCAGCTGAAGAAAATGAAGCTGGTGGAATGCTCATGTATAAGGACAATGCTTTTGGCGACTGGCTCCCTGATGAATTTTATGGTCTGCATGTGCGCCCTGATTTGAAGGTGGGAGACATTGCGACCAATACGGGTACCCTTTTTGCGGGGACCTGTGAAGTCAAGATTACCTTTACAGGTAAGGGAGGGCATGCTGCCTTTCCACATGAGGCCAATGATGCTCTTGTAGCAGCCTCTTACTTCATTACCCAAGTCCAATCGGTCGTGAGTCGAAATGTCGATCCAATTGAAGGGGCTGTGGTGACCTTTGGTTCCATGCATGCAGGGACAACCAATAATGTGATTGCTGAGACAGCCTTCCTTCATGGGACCATTCGGACCTTGACCATGGAGATGAATCTTTTGACTCAAAAACGGGTCAAAGCCATTGCAGAAGGAGTTGCAGCCGCTTTTGATGTAAAATTGGATCTGGAACTCAAGCAAGGAGGTTACCTGCCTGTGGAAAACCAACCAGAATTGGCCAAAGAACTCATGGACTTTTTCACAGCTGAGGAAGACGTAAACCTGATTGATATCCTGCCTGCGATGACAGGAGAAGACTTCGGCTTTCTCTTGAGCAAGGTCCCTGGTGTCATGTTCTGGTTGGGGATTGATACCCCTTATGCCTTACACCATCCGAAGATGATCCCAAATGAAGCAGCCCTTCCCTTTGCTGTGGAAAACATTGGTAAATTTTTGAAAATGAAAGCCAACCAATAA
- a CDS encoding gamma-glutamyl-gamma-aminobutyrate hydrolase family protein: protein MCRTIVGVSANLCPVDPEGKNLHSSVSSQFAEGIRQAGGLPMVIPMGDPSLVKDYVETIDKLILSGGQNVDPSLYGEEKTIESDDYNIERDQFELALLKEAVRQNKPVLGICRGVQLINVAFGGTLNQEIEGHWQGLPFGTSHSIQTKKGSVVEQLFGQASRINSVHRQSIKDLAPNFRATAFDPRDHTIEAIEAVDGHRIMGLQWHPEYLVNEEKGNLELFRYLLQEL from the coding sequence ATGTGCAGAACAATTGTTGGAGTATCCGCTAATCTCTGTCCGGTGGACCCGGAAGGGAAAAACCTTCATTCCTCCGTGTCTAGTCAGTTTGCGGAAGGGATCCGTCAAGCAGGTGGACTTCCAATGGTCATCCCGATGGGAGACCCTTCCTTGGTTAAGGACTATGTTGAAACGATTGACAAGTTGATCTTAAGTGGAGGTCAAAATGTCGATCCTAGTCTCTATGGCGAAGAAAAAACCATCGAAAGCGATGATTACAATATCGAACGGGATCAATTTGAGCTTGCCCTGCTGAAGGAAGCGGTTCGCCAAAACAAACCGGTTCTAGGAATCTGCCGTGGGGTTCAGTTGATCAATGTGGCTTTTGGAGGAACACTCAATCAAGAGATTGAAGGGCATTGGCAAGGTCTTCCATTTGGGACTTCCCATTCTATCCAGACTAAAAAAGGTAGTGTGGTAGAGCAACTCTTTGGTCAGGCCAGTCGAATCAATTCCGTTCACCGTCAAAGTATCAAGGATCTTGCACCAAATTTCCGTGCGACTGCCTTTGATCCGCGTGATCACACCATCGAAGCGATTGAAGCAGTAGATGGCCATCGTATTATGGGCTTGCAATGGCATCCAGAATACTTGGTCAATGAAGAAAAAGGGAATTTAGAACTCTTCCGTTATTTATTACAGGAATTATAA
- the tadA gene encoding tRNA adenosine(34) deaminase TadA → MDYTIEEKAMFMREALKEAEIALANDEIPIGCVLVKDGQIIGRGHNAREELQRAVMHAEIMAIEEANQRENSWRLLDTTLFVTIEPCVMCSGAIGLARIPQVIYGATNQKFGGAGSLYDILADERLNHRVEVETGILEAECAAIMQTFFRQGRERKKQAKLAAKAETQE, encoded by the coding sequence ATGGACTACACGATAGAGGAAAAAGCGATGTTTATGAGGGAAGCCCTGAAGGAGGCGGAGATTGCCCTCGCCAATGATGAAATACCGATTGGCTGTGTCTTGGTCAAGGATGGTCAGATTATCGGGCGTGGACATAATGCGCGTGAGGAGCTGCAGCGGGCGGTCATGCATGCGGAAATCATGGCGATCGAGGAGGCCAATCAGCGTGAAAATAGCTGGCGCCTGCTGGATACGACGCTTTTTGTCACGATTGAGCCCTGTGTCATGTGTAGTGGTGCCATTGGTCTAGCTCGGATTCCCCAGGTGATTTACGGGGCGACCAATCAGAAGTTCGGTGGAGCAGGTAGTCTCTACGACATTTTGGCAGATGAACGCCTCAATCACCGAGTCGAAGTAGAAACAGGAATCTTGGAAGCAGAATGTGCAGCCATCATGCAGACCTTCTTCCGCCAAGGTCGAGAACGAAAAAAACAAGCCAAACTCGCAGCCAAGGCCGAAACACAAGAATAA
- a CDS encoding C69 family dipeptidase codes for MKKWLFKLSLVAMTFLLLPAQAVQACCGFIIGRQLTKDGTTLFGRTEDYPYYPNGGKHNKNYMVVDAKNYKEGDQLEDESNGFTYPHAASEMKYTATYDSARGDGSNGAFGEHGFNEAGVSMTSTVTAIPNKKVLKTDPLTENGIPEAAMLDVVLPRVKSAREGVEFLAKVIEEKGSAEGNVVVFADQNETWYMEILSGHQYVAVKVPEDKYAVFANTYYLGHVDLNDKENVIASKDVEKVAKESGNYKTDKDGNFHIAKSYGPEKYAEGDRSRTYAGITLLDPDSKVTYEDDEYELFRSPTDPNKKYTLEDAFALQRNRFEHLNGRFVPDDQIGVKKQGDDGSNDTVRKDQYKYALGNENVIDAHVYQINPNLPKSFGGTVWLGMGPSRNTPYVPFYGNVKDTYKAFKPQTATYDPNSWYWTVWHIDQMAINNQDLFGKSIQNHWKALEEQLIIEQKVSDSKYAALKADEAAAKAVEDKVTEDALARSERLFKQFKQYESELSATLKEAGRTDDPYRASLPDDYKDPTESSTEPSKEETKPSTESSTEPSKEETKPSTESSTEPSKEETKPSTESSTKPSKEETTPSTESSTEPSKEETTPSTESSTEPSKEETTPSTESSTEPSKEETKPSTESSTEPSKEETKPSTESSTEPSKEETKPSTESSTEPSKEETTPSTESSTEPSKEKTTPSSTTTIVPTNSNSVSTVGRPVLPTNSYILVDQATGIVLQNPDFAQGGYSLLVEVLKDVKELAGKEYKAYNIQLSNQNNPVHQISSTVVTIPVNGQKEVEAVYGIGEDGQLESFQFQLNEDKSAVTFTTSHFSTYGVVYKSAAKIEVKKGEKKLPSTGQSISIATMVGGVLLTVFGFGYYIEKRRTH; via the coding sequence ATGAAGAAATGGTTATTTAAACTTTCATTGGTAGCAATGACATTTTTACTCCTACCAGCTCAAGCAGTTCAAGCCTGTTGTGGCTTTATCATTGGTCGGCAATTGACCAAGGATGGGACTACCCTATTTGGTCGGACAGAAGATTACCCTTACTATCCAAATGGTGGGAAGCACAACAAGAACTATATGGTGGTTGATGCGAAGAACTATAAGGAAGGGGATCAACTGGAAGACGAATCCAATGGTTTTACCTATCCACATGCTGCCAGTGAAATGAAATACACAGCGACTTATGACTCAGCTCGTGGAGATGGTAGTAACGGTGCTTTTGGTGAACATGGATTTAACGAAGCCGGCGTCTCTATGACATCAACCGTTACAGCAATTCCAAACAAAAAAGTCTTGAAGACTGATCCATTGACAGAAAACGGAATTCCAGAAGCTGCTATGTTGGACGTAGTTTTACCACGCGTTAAGTCTGCTCGTGAAGGGGTTGAATTCCTAGCTAAAGTCATTGAAGAAAAAGGATCAGCAGAAGGGAATGTTGTCGTTTTTGCAGACCAAAATGAAACTTGGTATATGGAAATTCTTTCTGGTCACCAATATGTAGCTGTTAAAGTCCCAGAAGACAAATATGCAGTCTTTGCAAATACCTACTACCTTGGTCATGTGGATTTGAATGATAAGGAAAACGTGATCGCTTCGAAAGATGTTGAAAAAGTAGCCAAAGAATCTGGTAACTACAAGACAGATAAAGATGGTAACTTCCATATCGCTAAATCTTATGGACCAGAAAAATATGCTGAAGGGGACCGCTCACGGACCTATGCAGGTATCACCTTGCTAGATCCAGACTCTAAAGTCACTTATGAGGATGATGAGTATGAGCTCTTCCGTTCACCAACCGATCCAAATAAGAAATACACCTTAGAAGATGCTTTTGCCTTGCAACGGAACCGTTTTGAACACTTGAATGGACGCTTTGTACCAGATGATCAAATCGGTGTTAAGAAACAAGGGGACGATGGTAGCAACGATACTGTTCGGAAAGACCAATATAAGTATGCTTTAGGAAACGAAAATGTCATCGATGCCCATGTCTACCAAATCAATCCAAACCTACCAAAATCATTTGGTGGAACTGTATGGCTTGGTATGGGACCATCTCGGAACACTCCTTATGTTCCATTCTATGGAAATGTAAAAGATACCTATAAGGCTTTCAAACCTCAAACTGCTACCTATGATCCGAATTCATGGTATTGGACAGTATGGCATATTGACCAGATGGCCATCAATAATCAAGACCTCTTTGGAAAATCGATTCAAAATCACTGGAAAGCTCTCGAAGAACAATTGATCATTGAACAGAAGGTTAGTGATAGCAAATATGCAGCCTTGAAAGCTGATGAAGCTGCAGCAAAAGCAGTTGAAGATAAAGTGACTGAGGATGCTTTAGCTCGGTCTGAACGTCTCTTCAAACAATTCAAGCAATATGAGTCTGAATTATCTGCAACTCTTAAAGAAGCAGGTCGTACAGATGATCCATACCGTGCATCTTTACCAGATGACTACAAGGATCCAACAGAGTCAAGTACAGAACCAAGCAAGGAAGAAACAAAGCCAAGCACAGAGTCAAGTACAGAACCAAGCAAGGAAGAAACGAAGCCAAGCACAGAGTCAAGTACAGAACCAAGCAAGGAAGAAACGAAGCCAAGCACTGAGTCAAGTACCAAGCCAAGCAAGGAAGAAACGACACCAAGTACTGAGTCAAGTACAGAACCAAGCAAGGAGGAAACAACACCAAGTACTGAGTCAAGTACAGAACCAAGCAAGGAGGAAACAACACCAAGTACTGAGTCAAGTACAGAACCAAGCAAGGAAGAAACGAAGCCAAGCACTGAATCAAGTACCGAGCCAAGCAAGGAAGAAACGAAGCCAAGCACCGAGTCAAGCACCGAGCCAAGTAAGGAAGAAACGAAGCCAAGCACAGAATCAAGTACAGAACCAAGCAAGGAGGAAACGACACCAAGTACTGAGTCAAGTACGGAACCAAGCAAGGAGAAAACAACACCAAGTAGTACAACTACTATTGTTCCTACAAACAGTAACAGTGTTAGTACCGTTGGTCGTCCAGTTTTACCAACAAATTCGTATATTTTAGTAGACCAGGCAACAGGTATCGTCTTGCAAAACCCTGATTTTGCTCAAGGTGGCTATAGTCTCCTTGTTGAAGTTTTGAAAGATGTTAAAGAACTAGCTGGTAAAGAGTACAAGGCATATAATATTCAATTATCGAACCAAAATAATCCTGTACATCAAATTAGTTCAACGGTTGTGACCATTCCAGTCAATGGGCAAAAAGAAGTAGAAGCAGTTTATGGTATCGGTGAAGATGGTCAATTGGAATCCTTCCAATTCCAACTAAATGAAGATAAGTCAGCCGTAACATTTACAACCTCTCATTTCTCGACTTATGGTGTAGTTTATAAATCTGCAGCAAAAATTGAAGTGAAGAAAGGTGAGAAAAAATTACCATCAACCGGACAAAGTATCTCAATCGCGACGATGGTAGGCGGAGTTCTTTTGACAGTTTTTGGATTTGGCTACTACATCGAAAAACGTAGAACCCATTAA
- a CDS encoding glucose-6-phosphate isomerase, whose product MSHIKFDYSKVLGKFVAPHEVEYMQPQVTAADELIRKGTGAGSDFLGWLDLPENYDREEFDRILKAAEQIKSDSDVLVVIGIGGSYLGAKAAIDFLNHHFANLQTKEERKAPQILYAGNSISSTYLADLVEYVSDKDFSVNVISKSGTTTEPAIAFRVFKELLVKKYGQEEANKRIYATTDRAKGAVKVEADANGWETFVVPDDIGGRFSVLTPVGLLPIAASGADIKALMEGANAARKEYTSDKLSENEAYQYAAVRNILYRKGYATEILVNYEPSLQYFSEWWKQLAGESEGKDQKGIYPTSANFSTDLHSLGQFIQEGTRIMFETVVRVDKPRKNVIIPTLEEDLDGLGYLQGKDVDFVNKKATDGVLLAHTDGDVPNMYVTLPEQDAFTLGYAIYFFELAIALSGYLNAINPFDQPGVEAYKKNMFALLGKPGFEELGAELNARL is encoded by the coding sequence ATGTCTCATATTAAATTTGACTACTCAAAAGTTTTGGGTAAATTTGTTGCCCCACATGAAGTGGAATACATGCAACCACAAGTGACTGCAGCTGATGAATTGATCCGTAAAGGAACAGGTGCTGGTAGTGACTTCCTAGGTTGGTTGGACCTTCCTGAAAATTACGACCGCGAAGAATTTGACCGCATCTTGAAAGCTGCTGAACAAATCAAATCAGACAGCGATGTTTTGGTCGTGATCGGTATCGGTGGATCATACCTTGGTGCGAAAGCAGCGATTGACTTCTTGAACCACCACTTTGCAAACTTGCAAACAAAAGAAGAACGCAAAGCACCACAAATCCTTTACGCTGGAAACTCAATCTCATCTACTTACCTTGCTGACTTGGTAGAGTATGTTTCAGATAAAGACTTCTCAGTCAACGTGATTTCTAAATCAGGTACAACAACTGAACCAGCTATTGCTTTCCGTGTCTTCAAAGAACTCTTGGTGAAGAAATATGGTCAAGAAGAAGCCAACAAACGGATCTATGCGACAACTGACCGTGCCAAAGGTGCTGTAAAAGTGGAAGCAGATGCCAATGGTTGGGAAACATTTGTAGTTCCAGATGATATCGGTGGACGCTTCTCAGTCTTGACACCAGTTGGATTGCTTCCAATTGCTGCATCAGGCGCAGATATCAAAGCCCTTATGGAAGGTGCAAACGCAGCTCGTAAAGAATACACTTCAGACAAGCTTTCAGAAAACGAAGCATACCAATACGCAGCAGTTCGTAACATCCTTTACCGTAAAGGTTATGCAACCGAAATCTTGGTAAACTACGAGCCATCCCTTCAATACTTCTCAGAATGGTGGAAACAATTGGCTGGTGAGTCAGAAGGAAAAGACCAAAAAGGGATCTACCCAACTTCAGCTAACTTCTCAACAGACTTGCACTCATTGGGTCAGTTTATCCAAGAAGGAACTCGTATCATGTTTGAAACAGTTGTCCGTGTGGACAAACCACGTAAGAACGTGATCATCCCTACATTGGAAGAAGACCTTGATGGACTTGGTTACCTCCAAGGAAAAGACGTTGACTTCGTAAACAAAAAAGCAACTGACGGTGTTCTTCTTGCCCACACTGACGGTGACGTGCCAAACATGTACGTAACTCTTCCTGAGCAAGATGCCTTCACTCTTGGTTATGCCATCTACTTCTTCGAATTGGCAATCGCCCTTTCAGGTTACTTGAATGCGATCAACCCATTTGACCAACCAGGTGTTGAAGCTTACAAGAAAAATATGTTTGCCCTTCTTGGTAAACCAGGATTTGAAGAACTTGGAGCAGAACTCAACGCTCGTCTTTAA
- a CDS encoding rhomboid family intramembrane serine protease has product MKLLFDRRYPVTSLLLLVTTAVFLSMFIRFGSDYQTGAAVYYSGGIIGEVVKVDPSQLWRIVTATFVHIGLEHFVLNMITLYYLGRLAEDLFGSKAFLALYLLSGMMGNVFVAIFTPDVIAAGASTALFGLFGTIGALRFIVQSPYIRHLSQSYTSLIVVNLIFSFMPGISMAGHIGGLVAGLMLAYVFPVRGEARFMNRTYQISAALSYLLLLLYFLGKILNLF; this is encoded by the coding sequence ATGAAGTTACTCTTTGATCGTCGTTATCCTGTGACCAGCCTCTTGTTGCTCGTCACAACGGCAGTCTTTCTTTCCATGTTTATCCGATTTGGAAGTGACTACCAAACAGGTGCAGCTGTTTACTATAGCGGTGGTATTATTGGAGAGGTTGTGAAAGTCGATCCTAGCCAGTTATGGCGAATAGTGACAGCTACATTTGTTCATATCGGCCTAGAACATTTTGTGCTCAATATGATCACCCTCTATTACTTGGGACGTTTGGCAGAAGATCTCTTTGGATCGAAGGCTTTCTTAGCTCTTTATCTCTTATCAGGCATGATGGGCAATGTCTTTGTCGCTATTTTTACGCCGGATGTGATTGCAGCAGGAGCTTCTACAGCCCTCTTTGGACTGTTTGGGACCATTGGTGCTCTGCGCTTTATTGTCCAAAGTCCCTATATTCGTCACTTGAGTCAGTCCTATACTAGCTTGATTGTCGTCAATTTGATCTTTAGCTTCATGCCAGGGATCAGTATGGCGGGGCACATCGGTGGATTAGTAGCTGGGCTGATGTTGGCTTATGTCTTTCCAGTAAGAGGGGAAGCTCGTTTTATGAACCGAACCTATCAGATTAGTGCAGCCCTATCTTATCTCTTGCTTTTACTATATTTCTTAGGTAAAATCTTGAATCTATTTTAA
- a CDS encoding NAD(P)H-dependent glycerol-3-phosphate dehydrogenase, with amino-acid sequence MEKQTVAVLGPGSWGTALSQVLNDNGHEVRLWGNIQEQIDEINTAHTNQRYFKDIVISDQITATTDLKAALDGVDAILFVVPTKVTRLVAKQVAETLDHPVTVMHASKGLEPGTHDRISQILEEEIPASLRSEVVVVSGPSHAEETIVRDITLITAASKDLEAARYVQELFSNHYFRLYTNTDVIGVETAGALKNIIAVGAGALHGLGYGDNAKAAIITRGLAEITRLGVKLGASPLTYSGLSGVGDLIVTGTSVHSRNWRAGDALGRGEKLEDIEANMGMIIEGISTTKVAHELAQELDVYMPITQAIYQVIYEGKDIREAIHHMMSNEFKEENEWK; translated from the coding sequence ATGGAAAAACAAACCGTTGCAGTATTGGGTCCTGGTTCATGGGGAACAGCCCTTTCACAAGTCCTCAATGATAACGGCCATGAAGTCCGTCTCTGGGGAAATATCCAAGAACAAATCGATGAAATCAATACCGCTCATACCAATCAACGCTATTTCAAAGACATCGTTATTAGCGATCAAATTACCGCTACGACCGATCTGAAAGCAGCTTTGGACGGCGTGGATGCTATCCTTTTTGTCGTTCCTACAAAGGTGACCCGCTTGGTCGCTAAACAAGTTGCTGAAACACTGGATCACCCTGTCACAGTCATGCACGCTTCTAAAGGATTAGAACCTGGTACACACGATCGGATTTCTCAAATCCTCGAAGAAGAAATCCCTGCCTCTCTTCGCAGTGAAGTAGTGGTCGTTTCTGGACCGAGTCACGCGGAAGAAACCATCGTACGGGACATCACCCTCATTACAGCAGCCTCAAAAGATTTAGAAGCTGCACGCTATGTTCAAGAACTCTTTAGCAATCACTACTTCCGCCTCTATACCAATACAGATGTCATCGGAGTGGAAACTGCTGGAGCCTTGAAAAATATCATCGCGGTCGGAGCTGGAGCCCTGCACGGTCTTGGTTATGGGGACAATGCCAAAGCAGCCATCATCACGCGCGGTCTCGCTGAAATCACGCGCCTTGGCGTTAAGCTCGGAGCTAGCCCATTGACCTATAGTGGTTTGTCTGGGGTCGGTGACTTGATCGTTACCGGAACTTCTGTTCACTCTCGCAACTGGCGAGCTGGGGATGCTCTCGGACGTGGCGAAAAATTGGAAGATATCGAAGCCAACATGGGCATGATCATTGAAGGGATCTCTACGACCAAAGTCGCCCACGAGCTGGCCCAAGAATTGGATGTCTACATGCCGATTACACAAGCCATTTACCAAGTCATTTATGAAGGAAAAGATATCCGCGAAGCCATCCACCACATGATGAGCAATGAATTTAAAGAAGAAAATGAGTGGAAATAA
- a CDS encoding 5-formyltetrahydrofolate cyclo-ligase gives MKKTLRKETIAAMKQLPESVKTQADEELTQRLLELPAFQEAKTLATYLSFDHEVSTAGLIQAALQLGKRVCVPRTYPQGRMEFVEYDPNILEKTRFGLLEPNEKGKLVDQSEIDLIHVPGLVFQSKGYRIGYGGGYYDRYLADFTGKTVSTIYSIQQKEFQPDTFDQAVQEVLVYEVTL, from the coding sequence ATGAAGAAAACACTACGAAAAGAAACCATTGCAGCCATGAAACAGTTGCCAGAATCCGTAAAAACTCAAGCAGATGAAGAGCTGACTCAGCGCCTCTTGGAGTTACCAGCTTTTCAGGAGGCAAAGACCCTTGCGACCTATCTGTCTTTTGACCATGAAGTTTCCACAGCTGGCTTGATCCAAGCAGCTCTTCAACTTGGAAAACGCGTCTGTGTTCCCCGTACCTATCCACAAGGGCGAATGGAATTTGTGGAATACGATCCTAATATTTTGGAAAAGACACGCTTTGGTTTGCTGGAGCCCAATGAAAAAGGAAAGCTTGTGGATCAGTCAGAGATTGATCTGATCCATGTACCAGGCTTGGTCTTCCAGTCAAAAGGCTACCGAATTGGCTATGGTGGTGGCTATTATGATCGTTATTTAGCAGATTTTACTGGAAAAACGGTTAGTACGATTTATTCCATCCAGCAGAAGGAGTTCCAGCCAGATACTTTTGATCAGGCAGTTCAGGAGGTGCTAGTCTATGAAGTTACTCTTTGA
- the dapD gene encoding 2,3,4,5-tetrahydropyridine-2,6-dicarboxylate N-acetyltransferase, which produces MTAQKMSAQEIIAFIGNAEKKTNVKVTFEGELATAVPASVTKLGNVLFGDWKDIEPLLANLTENKDYVVEQDGRNSAVPLLDKRYLNARIEPGAIIRDQVTIEDNAVVMMGAVINIGAEIGAGTMIDMGAILGGRATVGKNSHIGAGAVLAGVIEPASAEPVRIGDNVLVGANAVVIEGVQVGNGSVVAAGAIVTQDVPENVVVAGVPARIIKEIDEKTQQKTALEDALRNL; this is translated from the coding sequence ATGACAGCACAAAAAATGTCTGCACAAGAAATTATCGCCTTTATCGGAAATGCAGAGAAGAAAACAAATGTGAAAGTAACCTTTGAAGGGGAATTGGCAACGGCTGTTCCTGCTTCTGTTACGAAACTTGGCAATGTTTTGTTCGGTGACTGGAAAGATATCGAGCCCCTTCTTGCCAACTTGACAGAGAACAAGGATTATGTGGTCGAACAAGATGGCCGTAATTCAGCTGTTCCCTTGCTGGATAAGCGCTATCTAAATGCGCGTATCGAACCAGGTGCTATTATCCGTGACCAAGTGACCATCGAAGACAATGCTGTCGTGATGATGGGTGCTGTCATCAACATCGGTGCTGAAATCGGTGCAGGAACCATGATTGATATGGGGGCTATCCTTGGTGGTCGTGCTACAGTTGGTAAAAACAGCCACATCGGTGCAGGTGCCGTTCTTGCAGGTGTCATTGAGCCAGCTTCTGCTGAGCCTGTTCGGATCGGTGATAATGTCTTGGTCGGTGCCAATGCAGTTGTGATTGAAGGGGTTCAAGTAGGGAACGGTTCAGTCGTTGCCGCTGGAGCTATCGTTACTCAAGATGTTCCTGAAAATGTGGTCGTAGCTGGTGTCCCTGCTCGCATCATCAAGGAAATCGATGAAAAAACACAACAAAAAACAGCACTCGAAGACGCTTTGCGTAATTTGTAA
- the galU gene encoding UTP--glucose-1-phosphate uridylyltransferase GalU has product MTKVRKAVIPAAGLGTRFLPATKALAKEMLPIVDKPTIQFIVEEALKSGIEEILVVTGKAKRSIEDHFDSNFELEYNLEQKGKTDLLKLVNDTTAINLHFIRQSHPRGLGDAVLQAKAFVGNEPFVVMLGDDLMDITNDDALPLTKQLMNDYDETHASTIAVMEVPHEEVSSYGVIAPQGEGINGLYSVETFVEKPNPEDAPSDLAIIGRYLLTPEIFDILANQEPGAGNEIQLTDAIDTLNKTQRVFAREFKGQRYDVGDKFGFMKTSIDYALKHPQVKDDLKQYIIDLGKKLEASEQTAD; this is encoded by the coding sequence ATGACTAAAGTTAGAAAAGCAGTCATTCCTGCGGCTGGTTTGGGGACGCGCTTCCTCCCAGCTACCAAAGCTTTGGCAAAGGAAATGTTGCCAATCGTTGACAAACCTACGATCCAATTCATCGTAGAAGAGGCTCTGAAATCTGGGATTGAGGAAATCCTTGTCGTAACAGGGAAGGCCAAACGTTCGATCGAAGACCATTTCGATTCTAACTTCGAATTGGAATACAACCTCGAGCAAAAAGGCAAGACTGACTTACTCAAGTTGGTCAATGATACAACAGCGATCAATCTTCATTTCATCCGCCAAAGTCACCCTCGAGGTTTAGGAGACGCTGTTCTTCAAGCCAAGGCCTTTGTTGGAAACGAGCCTTTTGTCGTTATGTTGGGAGATGATCTGATGGACATCACTAATGATGATGCCTTGCCATTGACCAAACAATTGATGAACGACTACGATGAAACCCATGCGTCAACCATCGCTGTGATGGAAGTCCCTCACGAAGAGGTTTCTTCTTACGGTGTGATTGCACCTCAAGGCGAAGGCATTAACGGTCTTTATAGCGTTGAAACTTTTGTCGAAAAACCAAACCCAGAGGACGCTCCAAGTGATCTCGCTATTATCGGACGCTACCTCTTGACTCCTGAAATCTTTGATATTCTTGCAAATCAAGAACCAGGTGCCGGCAATGAAATTCAATTGACGGATGCGATCGACACCCTCAATAAGACCCAACGAGTCTTTGCCCGTGAATTTAAAGGCCAACGCTACGATGTAGGTGATAAATTCGGCTTCATGAAAACTTCGATCGACTATGCCTTGAAACACCCTCAAGTCAAAGATGATCTTAAACAATATATTATCGACCTTGGAAAAAAATTAGAAGCATCTGAACAAACTGCAGACTAA